In the Wyeomyia smithii strain HCP4-BCI-WySm-NY-G18 chromosome 2, ASM2978416v1, whole genome shotgun sequence genome, one interval contains:
- the LOC129722382 gene encoding ATM interactor, translating into MEPEVVMKLTVTPEEIVANRIFTCQISDCGERFTNTSNLQMHLTKHHKLSSSMCNSRDSTKKQFYCPIQCCMYNVLASGINFFTSFRSLKQHYLKMHCEKHFECNRCPKSFATGSLLRAHQTNCGNEFICKVCSHSYGSREALLTHTRRKNHGYKELLAEKSDKRKVEAKQKPNKIFRHSSTHSVKANEKEQISVRKSRTTQTELQRKLNECSTQTTKLEPSSSFPTCTSTTDSFCQTTLEQLSYFDDSKMNYFDAKKICEGHQCEAEPVVCVCSETQTELIYDTMFPNEDRADPMLYSHMYTQTCDDIFSELGLATIETQTNWNGLGEFLVSTETQTLNLICDASESNLNAGNQNGEERISSIQTQTSATMEFLNAISSESNSIHTQTS; encoded by the exons ATGGAGCCAGAAGTTGTTATGAAATTAACAGTAACACCGGAAGAAATTGTAGCTAACAGAATTTTTACTTGCCAAATCAGTGATTGTGGAGAACGGTTTACAAATACTTCCAATCTTCAAATGCATCTCACGAAGCATCATAAGCTTTCTTCTTCTATGTGCAACAGCAGAGACAGTACCAAGAAACAATTTTATTGCCCTATCCAATGCTGTATGTATAATGTGCTGGCTAGTGGAATTAATTTCTTTACGTCATTCCGTAGTCTAAAGCAGCATTATTTGAAAATGCATTGCGAAAAG CACTTTGAATGTAATCGTTGTCCAAAATCGTTCGCTACAGGATCACTGCTGCGAGCGCATCAAACAAATTGCGGTAATGAATTTATCTGTAAAGTTTGCAGTCATTCTTACGGAAGTAGGGAAGCTTTGTTAACACACACTAGAAGGAAGAATCACGGCTACAAAGAATTATTAGCGGAGAAGAGCGATAAACGAAAAGTTGAGGCTAAACAAAAACCTAATAAAATATTCAGGCATTCGTCAACACACTCCGTCAAAGCCAACGAAAAAGAGCAGATCTCTGTCCGGAAATCTAGAACCACTCAAACAGAACTGCAACGCAAGCTTAATGAATGCTCTACTCAAACAACAAAATTAGAACCCAGTTCCTCTTTTCCTACCTGCACATCGACAACGGACAGTTTTTGCCAAACAACCTTAGAACAATTGAGCTACTTTGATGATTCAAAAATGAATTACTTTGATGCCAAAAAAATATGCGAAGGTCACCAATGTGAAGCAGAACCAGTTGTTTGTGTTTGCAGTGAAACACAAACCGAGCTCATCTACGATACAATGTTTCCGAACGAAGACCGTGCCGATCCCATGTTGTACTCCCATATGTACACTCAAAcatgcgatgatattttctcggAGCTCGGACTAGCGACCATTGAAACACAGACTAATTGGAACGGACTGGGGGAATTTTTGGTCTCAACGGAGACGCAAACTCTTAATCTTATCTGCGACGCATCAGAATCAAATTTGAACGCTGGGAATCAAAACGGTGAGGAAAGGATTTCATCTATTCAAACGCAAACCTCAGCCACTATGGAGTTTTTAAATGCCATTAGTTCCGAAAGTAACTCGATTCACACCCAAACTTCCTGA
- the LOC129726119 gene encoding uncharacterized protein LOC129726119, protein MKSSGSKRIFHSTGEIAVTKAVNITLGDILDYIGDSIRPLREGQSFFESGHVVCIGYTNESDSMIDICGFVLQSSHPGDVPHEVKLHIGYDFRHWILRCVCKAGTARCKHIVACLLHLANTRFVEYLTCTNSRQAWGISKSEKTDLWKAKVVRNLCCARKHSQLAVIDLGNMRELLKQGFDRIMDASPDSAVKKHITGREQTCHRFPVGPLQTNNLDKFLTNYELRD, encoded by the exons ATGAAGTCATCGGGAAGTAAACGAATTTTCCATTCTACTg GAGAAATCGCGGTGACAAAAGCGGTGAACATTACATTAGGGGATATTTTGGACTACATAGGAGATTCCATTAGGCCGCTTCGAGAAGGGCAATCTTTTTTTGAATCAGGTCATGTTGTGTGCATCGGTTATACAAATGAAAGTGATTCCATGATTGATATTTGTGGATTTGTGCTCCAAAGTTCCCATCCAGGAGACGTTCCTCATGAAGTTAAACTGCATATTGGCTACGATTTCCGTCATTGGATTCTTCGATGTGTATGCAAAGCGGGTACCGCTAGATGTAAACATATTGTCGCCTGTTTGCTTCATCTCGCTAA CACTCGCTTTGTAGAATATTTAACATGTACCAACTCTCGCCAAGCATGGGGAATTAGTAAAAGCGAGAAAACTGATTTATGGAAAGCCAAAGTTGTCAGGAATCTTTGCTGTGCCAGGAAGCATTCGCAACTTGCGGTGATTGATCTTGGCAACATGAGGGAATTGCTTAAACAAGGCTTTGATCGTATTATGGATG CTTCACCCGATTCCGCTGTCAAGAAACACATCACCGGAAGAGAGCAAACATGTCATAGATTTCCAGTAGGACCACTGCAAACAAATAATTTGGACAAGTTTTTGACAAACTATGAGCTTCGTGATTAA
- the LOC129722381 gene encoding ubiquitin carboxyl-terminal hydrolase nonstop produces the protein MSEHGCAHFAAFVKEFGLESFSVVHAYFSACINKEARRRKALSCLCHKCGSSGPQLYSCLHCIFFGCKGAHINEHCKHSKHYIVLELGYGMIYCYQCKDFIYNSECQAIAEKHIKKEARSLNKSLSWRPWSPSKLEIDLLLKNPKRRHVTAFTSIGLRGLLNLGSTCFMNCIVQALIHTPLLRDYFLSERHECPAKTSAKCLVCEVSRLFQEFYSGARGPLSLHRLLHLIWNHARHLAGYEQQDAHEFFIATLDVLHRHCKISMNEMAAEKSKHSQQQQLPQDTNPTQCNCIIDQIFTGGLQSDVVCQACNGVSTTIDPFWDISLDLGEAQNQGYGGPPKSLIDCLERFTRAEHLGSSAKIKCSSCKSYQESTKQLSMRTLPIVASFHLKRFEHSSLIDKKISTFISFPSELDMTPFMSKKKTEQLSPSASSSSVSKSSKTSDRKHGSSEDVAGPSQHDSSDFRYSLYAVINHVGTLDAGHYTAYVRHQKDIWVKCDDHIITTATLKQVLDSEGYLLFYHKKILEYE, from the exons ATGTCGGAACATGGTTGTGCTCATTTCGCTGCCTTTGTGAAAGAGTTTGGGCTAGAATCGTTCAGCGTAGTTCATGCCTATTTTAGTGCATGTATTAACAAGGAAGCACGACGGAGGAAAGCGCTTTCTTGTTTGTGTCACAAGTGCGGAAGTTCTGGTCCGCAACTGTATTCCTGCTTACATTGCATCTTTTTTGGTTGCAAAGGAGCCCACATTAATGAGCACTGCAAGCATTCGAAGCATTATATTGTCCTAGAACTAGGCTACGGCATGATATATTGCTATCAATGTAAGGATTTTATCTACAACAGTGAATGTCAGGCGATTGCTGAGAAGCACATTAAAAAGGAAGCTAGAAGTCTAAACAAAAGTTTATCCTGGCGGCCATGGTCTCCTTCAAAACTAGAAATTGATTTGTTGCTAAAGAATCCTAAACGTCGTCATGTTACGGCTTTTACCAGTATTGGACTACGCGGGCTGCTTAACTTAGGATCGACCTGCTTCATGAACTGTATTGTTCAGGCGCTGATCCATACTCCACTGTTAAGAGACTACTTTTTATCAGAAAGACATGAATGTCCTGCCAAAACGTCGGCGAAATGTCTGGTGTGTGAGGTGTCCCGATTGTTTCAGGAGTTTTACTCTGGAGCCCGTGGACCACTTTCATTGCACAGACTGTTACATTTAATATGGAATCACGCCCGCCATTTGGCCGGCTATGAGCAGCAGGATGCTCACGAATTCTTTATTGCAACGCTTGACGTTCTTCATCGGCACtgcaaaatttcaatgaatGAAATGGCAGCGGAAAAATCCAAACATTCTCAGCAGCAGCAACTGCCGCAAGATACAAACCCAACGCAATGCAACTGCATTATCGATCAAATTTTTACTGGTGGTCTACAGAGCGACGTGGTCTGTCAGGCATGCAATGGTGTTTCCACAACTATAGATCCATTTTGGGATATCTCATTAGATTTGGGTGAAGCTCAAAATCAAGGCTATGGAGGACCACCAAAATCATTGATAGACTGTCTGGAAAGATTTACCCGTGCCGAACATCTAGGGTCGAGTGCCAAAATTAAATGCTCCAGCTGCAAGAGTTATCAGGAATCTACAAAACAGCTTTCGATGCGAACCTTGCCCATTGTTGCTAGCTTTCATCTAAAGCGATTCGAACATTCTAGTCTG ATTGACAAAAAGATCTCCACCTTCATCTCATTCCCCTCGGAATTGGACATGACACCATTTATGTCCAAAAAGAAAACCGAACAGTTGTCTCCGTCTGCATCGTCGTCTTCGGTATCAAAATCTTCCAAAACGTCAGATCGGAAGCATGGCAGCAGTGAAGACGTGGCTGGTCCATCGCAGCATGACAGTAGTGATTTTCGTTACTCGCTGTATGCCGTCATTAATCATGTGGGAACGCTGGACGCTGGCCATTATACGGCTTACGTGCGGCACCAAAAGGATATATGGGTTAAGTGCGATGACCACATCATTACGACTGCCACCTTGAAACAGGTTTTGGATAGTGAAGG atatttgcttttttaccacaaaaaGATTCTAGAGTATGAATAG
- the LOC129722383 gene encoding FGFR1 oncogene partner 2 homolog has translation MSLTFEQIILDAKRVANRLKDREALGDSLLLETEAINKQMESMRLFEDDIDILNKLARERSNNQLITIIHQENPQIREIQQENRLLKAALEDHQHALDFIMSKYREHTQSKILNTKVNFVEAFSKHQQFSERKDEVIRQQTNKIQEMAAVMQRASQIDEEKFNQEQEFVSKLMTENKGLRELLEISQKYGSNGQRILVDEKSTQTDTFLLDDYTASDSASSLPKNSCEASTSVGSVSNTGTIKISPSSSKTTTESTATSTVSSSLPVSKDGTCTPSMLS, from the exons ATGTCTTTGACATTCGAACAAATAATCCTGGACGCTAAACGAGTTGCTAATCGGCTCAAGGATAGGGAGGCATTGGGCGATTCACTTCTTCTAGAAACGGAGGCAATCAACAAGCAAATGGAATCAATGCGTCTTTTCGAAGATGATATCGACATTCTCAACAAGCTGGCCCGGGAAAGGTCCAACAATCAGCTGATTACGATAATTCACCAAGAAAATCCACAAATTCGGGAAATTCAGCAGGAAAACCGACTTCTCAAAGCCGCATTAGAAGATCATCAGCACGCACTGGATTTTATTATGAGCAAATATCGCGAACATACGCAGAGTAAGATCCTGAACACGAAAGTTAACTTTGTGGAAGCATTTAGCAAACATCAGCAATTCTCGGAGCGTAAGGATGAAGTGATTCGGCAACAGACGAATAAAATCCAAGAGATGGCAGCAGTTATGCAACGAGCATCGCAAATTGACGAGGAGAAATTCAACCAAGAGCAGGAATTTGTGAGCAAGTTAATGACAGAGAATAAG GGACTTCGCGAATTGCTAGAGATTTCCCAAAAATACGGTTCCAACGGGCAGAGAATTCTTGTCGATGAAAAGTCTACCCAAACCGATACCTTTTTACTGGACGACTACACAGCTTCTGACAGTGCAAGTTCTTTGCCAAAAAACAGTTGTGAAGCATCGACTTCCGTCGGTTCCGTCTCTAACACAGGTACAATAAAAATTAGCCCTTCAAGCTCTAAGACGACCACTGAATCAACAGCCACATCAACAGTTTCATCTTCATTACCAGTCAGCAAAGACGGAACCTGTACACCATCGATGCTATCGTGA